In Desulfosediminicola ganghwensis, a single window of DNA contains:
- a CDS encoding multiheme c-type cytochrome, which yields MMKRMIQFVTAVFICLISLNLYGEDLKLSDETEDCLGCHSELHPGLVSSWQASRHSRVSPAQGLTKPDLERRVSSPDTPDELQRVVVGCYECHSLRTEEHSDAFEHNGYRINVIVSSADCATCHSVEAEQYGRNIMAHAYGNLVDNTLYQDFTKVVNNHYTYEKGQLTIGEGDMLTEYESCLYCHGTKVEVKGLVTRDTDYGELEFPDLEGWPNQGVGRINPDGSLGACSSCHTRHSFSIEIARKPSTCSECHKGPDVPAYKVYEVSKHGNIYQAKMSDFNFTEVPWRVGTDFTAPTCAACHASLLVSPEGEVIAERTHQYNDRLSWRLFGVPYAHPHPIDANLEKVVNSQGLPLAVELNGEPVAEFVLSKEQQLENNNRMKAVCLTCHSTQWVENHFKRLDNTIHTTNRMTYQATKILSDIWAGGFEKGLPQGENIFDEQTERMWTTIWLFYANSSRFASAMAGGGDYAVFANGRYQTTEQLRKLLDQLKLYRALEEKEEVEK from the coding sequence ATGATGAAACGCATGATCCAGTTCGTCACAGCTGTTTTTATCTGTCTGATCAGTTTGAATCTCTATGGCGAGGACCTCAAGCTCAGCGATGAAACCGAAGATTGCCTGGGCTGCCACTCCGAGCTCCATCCGGGGCTGGTTTCGTCCTGGCAGGCCAGCCGGCACAGCAGGGTGTCTCCTGCCCAAGGGCTGACCAAACCGGATCTGGAGCGCCGCGTCTCTTCCCCCGACACCCCTGACGAGCTTCAGCGGGTGGTGGTGGGCTGCTACGAGTGTCACAGCCTCCGGACCGAGGAGCACAGCGACGCCTTCGAGCACAACGGCTACAGAATCAACGTGATCGTCAGCTCGGCCGACTGTGCCACCTGTCACAGCGTCGAGGCCGAGCAGTACGGCAGGAATATCATGGCACACGCCTACGGCAACCTGGTCGACAATACGCTCTACCAGGATTTCACCAAGGTGGTGAACAATCATTACACCTACGAGAAGGGGCAACTGACCATAGGCGAGGGCGACATGCTCACCGAATACGAGTCCTGCCTCTATTGTCACGGGACCAAAGTGGAAGTCAAGGGGCTCGTTACCCGGGATACCGACTATGGTGAACTCGAATTTCCCGACCTCGAGGGCTGGCCCAATCAGGGCGTCGGCCGCATAAACCCCGACGGCAGCCTGGGAGCCTGTTCATCCTGTCACACCAGGCACTCGTTTTCCATCGAAATCGCCCGAAAACCGTCAACCTGTTCGGAATGCCACAAAGGGCCCGACGTGCCGGCATATAAAGTCTACGAGGTCAGTAAACACGGCAATATCTACCAAGCGAAAATGAGCGACTTCAATTTTACCGAAGTTCCCTGGCGGGTGGGCACCGACTTCACTGCGCCCACCTGTGCAGCCTGCCATGCCAGCCTGCTGGTCTCGCCCGAGGGAGAGGTCATCGCCGAACGGACCCATCAGTACAACGATCGGCTCAGCTGGCGTCTTTTCGGTGTGCCGTATGCCCACCCGCACCCGATCGATGCGAACCTGGAAAAGGTTGTGAATTCACAAGGGCTGCCGCTGGCCGTGGAACTGAACGGTGAACCGGTTGCCGAATTCGTGCTCAGCAAAGAGCAGCAGCTGGAAAACAACAACAGGATGAAGGCGGTATGTCTCACCTGCCACTCCACCCAGTGGGTGGAAAACCACTTTAAGCGGCTCGACAACACGATACATACCACCAACCGCATGACCTATCAGGCAACCAAGATACTGAGCGATATTTGGGCCGGCGGTTTCGAGAAGGGGTTGCCCCAGGGCGAGAACATCTTCGATGAACAAACCGAGAGAATGTGGACGACCATCTGGCTCTTCTATGCCAATTCCAGCCGGTTCGCCTCAGCCATGGCCGGCGGCGGCGATTATGCCGTCTTTGCCAACGGACGCTACCAGACCACCGAACAGCTCAGAAAGCTGCTGGATCAACTGAAGCTGTATCGCGCCCTGGAGGAGAAAGAAGAGGTCGAAAAGTGA
- a CDS encoding CIA30 family protein: MFDFENPADLQDWRVVNDGVMGGLSRGENIRTDSGTAVFRGTLSLENNGGFSSTRTLPRPHRLDGYDGIVLRVRGDGNTYQFRLRLDSSFDGVAYRYTFQTEADTWVMVEVPFSECVPVFRGRMLSGVDPVSPGKIQQIGFLISEKQAGPFRLEVDLISAYRR; encoded by the coding sequence ATTTTCGACTTTGAAAATCCGGCTGACCTGCAGGATTGGCGGGTGGTGAATGACGGCGTGATGGGCGGATTATCGCGGGGTGAAAATATCAGAACCGACTCGGGCACCGCTGTGTTCCGGGGAACCCTCTCGCTGGAGAACAACGGTGGGTTCTCCTCGACCCGCACCCTGCCCCGTCCCCACAGACTGGATGGTTATGACGGCATCGTCCTGCGTGTCCGGGGCGACGGCAACACCTATCAGTTCAGGCTGCGGCTCGACTCCAGTTTCGACGGCGTAGCCTATCGCTACACGTTCCAGACTGAAGCCGACACGTGGGTGATGGTGGAGGTTCCTTTCAGCGAGTGCGTTCCTGTCTTCAGAGGACGCATGTTGAGCGGCGTGGACCCAGTCTCACCAGGGAAGATCCAGCAGATCGGCTTTCTCATTTCTGAAAAACAGGCTGGACCATTCAGGCTCGAGGTTGACCTGATCAGCGCCTACCGGCGCTGA